Proteins from a genomic interval of Nocardioidaceae bacterium:
- a CDS encoding HAD family phosphatase, translated as MDGTLVDTEPYWMNAEYALVHEHGGTWTHEDAMSCVGNDLLVTGQTLRDRGGVPLQPREIVERLLDAVVAQVETEVPWRPGARELLSGLAVSGTPCALVTMSWERLARPVVGALPEGTFATVVTGDQVQRGKPDPEAYALACARLGVAPEDALAIEDSPTGAASAEAAGCTVLVVPCHVEVPTGERRRFRDSLAGLDVASLAAVRA; from the coding sequence ATGGACGGCACCCTCGTCGACACCGAGCCGTACTGGATGAACGCCGAGTACGCGCTGGTGCACGAGCACGGCGGCACCTGGACCCACGAGGACGCGATGAGCTGCGTCGGCAACGACCTGCTCGTCACGGGGCAGACGCTCCGCGACCGCGGCGGGGTCCCGCTGCAGCCGCGCGAGATCGTCGAGCGACTCCTCGACGCGGTCGTCGCCCAGGTCGAGACCGAGGTGCCCTGGCGGCCGGGGGCCCGGGAGCTGCTGTCCGGACTCGCTGTGTCGGGCACTCCGTGCGCTCTGGTCACGATGTCGTGGGAGCGCCTGGCCCGACCGGTCGTCGGGGCGCTGCCCGAGGGCACCTTCGCCACCGTGGTGACCGGCGACCAGGTGCAGAGGGGCAAGCCGGACCCGGAGGCGTACGCCCTGGCCTGTGCCCGCCTCGGTGTGGCCCCCGAGGACGCGCTGGCGATCGAGGACTCACCCACGGGCGCCGCCTCGGCCGAGGCCGCGGGCTGCACCGTGCTCGTCGTGCCCTGCCACGTCGAGGTGCCCACGGGGGAGCGGCGGAGGTTCCGTGACTCCCTCGCGGGCCTGGACGTGGCGTCGTTGGCTGCCGTGCGCGCATGA
- the metH gene encoding methionine synthase, translated as MLRERVLVIDGAMGTAIQRDRPDEAGYRGARFADHPSDVEGNNDLLSLTQPQIITDIHREYLEAGADIIETNTFNANAISMIDYDMVDLVYELNHTSARLARAAADEVTAADPDRPRFVAGALGPTSRTASISPDVNDPGARNITWDELVHAYLEAAQGLVDGGADLLIIETIFDTLNAKAAIFAVETLFEQTGRRWPVIISGTITDASGRTLSGQVTEAFWNSVRHARPLLVGLNCALGAKEMRPYVAEMSRVADTFVSAYPNAGLPNAFGEYDEAAEETAAIVKEFAESGLVNLVGGCCGTTPAHIGAIAGAVAGLAPRTVPEVSPATRVSGLEPVTIDDDSLFVNVGERTNITGSARFKKLIREADYDTALAVAAQQVENGAQVIDVNMDEGMIDGVAAMDRFLKLIAAEPDISRVPVMVDSSKFEVIEAGLKVTQGKCIVNSISLKEGEEPFRAHARLCRKYGAAAVVMAFDEDGQADTLERRREICGRAYRILVEEEGWDPTDIIFDPNVFAVATGIEEHAAYGVDFIEGTRWIKQNLPGAKVSGGISNVSFSFRGNNAVREAIHAVFLLHAIEAGLDMGIVNAGALIVYDEVDTELREAIEDVVLNRTDDPQQATERLLELAEAHRDSGAGPADKAVDEWRELPVSERITHALVKGIDTHVESDTEELRTEISERGGRPIEVIEGPLMDGMNVVGDLFGAGKMFLPQVVKSARVMKKAVAYLIPFIEEEKKNDPALAKAKDTNGTIVMATVKGDVHDIGKNIVGVVLQCNNYEVIDLGVMVPAQKILDAAREHSADIIGLSGLITPSLDEMVAMATEMQRQQFEIPLLVGGATTSRAHTAVKVAPAYEGPVVWVKDASRSVPVAAQLLSPERRETLLAEVRTDFADLRERHATKTERPSEPLETVRANATPIDWDGYTPPRPADLVDEAHPEYAGGRIRAASVPAGELVDYIDWQPFFNAWEMKGRFPDILNNPSTREAATRLYEDAREMLARIVAEDWLDVRVTWGFWPANAVGDDVCVYADAERTQVRTTLHHLRQQSSHRDGVPHRSLSDYVAPQGSGLEDWIGGFAVTAGHGAAERVAAYKDDVDDYSAILLESLADRLAEAAAEWLHERVRTEHWGYAPGEELTNESLLKERYDGIRPAPGYPACPDHTEKLTLWDLLDVEAGTGITLTESMAMQPGAAVSGWYFSHPASQYFVVGRIGKDQVVDYAERKGWSVEEAERWLSPNLGYLPESAT; from the coding sequence ATGCTGCGCGAGCGCGTCCTCGTCATCGACGGCGCCATGGGCACCGCGATCCAGCGCGACCGGCCCGACGAGGCCGGCTACCGCGGCGCCCGGTTCGCCGACCACCCCAGCGACGTCGAGGGCAACAACGACCTCCTGAGCCTCACCCAGCCGCAGATCATCACCGACATCCACCGGGAGTACCTCGAGGCCGGCGCCGACATCATCGAGACCAACACGTTCAACGCGAACGCGATCTCGATGATCGACTACGACATGGTCGACCTCGTCTACGAGCTCAACCACACCTCCGCCCGGCTGGCCCGCGCGGCCGCCGACGAGGTCACCGCCGCCGACCCCGACCGGCCCCGCTTCGTCGCGGGCGCGCTCGGCCCGACGAGCCGCACGGCCTCGATCAGCCCCGACGTCAACGACCCCGGCGCCCGCAACATCACCTGGGACGAGCTGGTGCACGCCTACCTCGAGGCCGCGCAGGGCCTGGTCGACGGCGGCGCGGACCTGCTGATCATCGAGACCATCTTCGACACCCTCAACGCCAAGGCCGCGATCTTCGCGGTCGAGACGCTCTTCGAGCAGACGGGGCGCCGCTGGCCGGTCATCATCTCCGGCACGATCACCGACGCCTCGGGACGTACGCTCTCGGGCCAGGTCACCGAGGCCTTCTGGAACTCCGTACGCCACGCCCGCCCGCTGCTCGTCGGTCTGAACTGCGCGCTCGGAGCGAAGGAGATGCGCCCGTACGTCGCGGAGATGAGCCGCGTCGCCGACACCTTCGTCTCGGCCTATCCCAACGCCGGTCTGCCGAACGCGTTCGGCGAGTACGACGAGGCCGCCGAGGAGACCGCGGCCATCGTCAAGGAGTTCGCCGAGTCCGGCTTGGTCAATCTCGTCGGCGGCTGCTGCGGCACCACGCCGGCACACATCGGCGCCATCGCCGGCGCGGTGGCGGGCCTCGCGCCCCGTACGGTCCCCGAGGTGTCGCCCGCGACCCGCGTCTCGGGTCTCGAGCCGGTCACCATCGACGACGACAGCCTCTTCGTCAACGTCGGTGAGCGCACCAACATCACGGGCTCGGCGCGCTTCAAGAAGCTGATCCGCGAGGCCGACTACGACACCGCGCTCGCTGTCGCCGCGCAGCAGGTCGAGAACGGCGCGCAGGTCATCGACGTCAACATGGACGAGGGCATGATCGACGGCGTCGCGGCGATGGACCGCTTCCTCAAGCTCATCGCCGCCGAGCCCGACATCAGCCGGGTGCCGGTGATGGTGGACTCCTCGAAGTTCGAGGTCATCGAGGCCGGGCTCAAGGTCACCCAGGGCAAGTGCATCGTCAACTCCATCAGCCTCAAGGAGGGCGAGGAGCCGTTCCGGGCCCACGCGCGCCTGTGCCGCAAGTACGGTGCCGCCGCCGTGGTGATGGCCTTCGACGAGGACGGCCAGGCCGACACCCTCGAGCGCCGCCGGGAGATCTGCGGGCGGGCGTACCGGATCCTGGTGGAGGAGGAGGGCTGGGACCCCACCGACATCATCTTCGACCCCAACGTCTTCGCCGTCGCGACCGGCATCGAGGAGCACGCGGCGTACGGCGTCGACTTCATCGAGGGCACGCGCTGGATCAAGCAGAACCTGCCGGGCGCGAAGGTCTCCGGCGGCATCTCGAACGTCTCGTTCTCCTTCCGCGGCAACAACGCCGTGCGCGAGGCGATCCACGCGGTGTTCCTGTTGCACGCCATCGAGGCAGGGCTCGACATGGGCATCGTGAACGCCGGTGCGCTGATCGTCTACGACGAGGTCGACACCGAGCTGCGCGAGGCCATCGAGGACGTCGTGCTCAACCGCACCGACGACCCGCAGCAGGCCACCGAGCGCCTGCTCGAGCTCGCCGAGGCCCACCGCGACTCCGGCGCGGGCCCCGCGGACAAGGCCGTCGACGAGTGGCGTGAGCTGCCGGTGTCCGAGCGCATCACACACGCGCTCGTCAAGGGCATCGACACCCACGTCGAGAGCGACACCGAGGAGCTGCGCACCGAGATCTCCGAGCGGGGCGGACGCCCCATCGAGGTCATCGAGGGACCGCTCATGGACGGGATGAACGTCGTCGGCGACCTGTTCGGCGCCGGCAAGATGTTCCTGCCGCAGGTCGTCAAGAGCGCCCGGGTGATGAAGAAGGCGGTCGCCTACCTGATCCCCTTCATCGAGGAGGAGAAGAAGAACGACCCCGCCCTGGCGAAGGCCAAGGACACCAACGGAACGATCGTCATGGCGACGGTCAAGGGCGACGTGCACGACATCGGCAAGAACATCGTCGGCGTCGTGCTGCAGTGCAACAACTACGAGGTCATCGATCTCGGCGTCATGGTGCCCGCGCAGAAGATCCTCGACGCCGCGCGGGAGCACTCCGCCGACATCATCGGGCTCTCGGGGCTCATCACCCCGAGCCTGGACGAGATGGTCGCGATGGCCACGGAGATGCAGCGCCAGCAGTTCGAGATCCCGCTGCTCGTCGGCGGAGCCACGACCTCGCGGGCACACACCGCGGTCAAGGTCGCCCCGGCGTACGAGGGTCCGGTCGTCTGGGTCAAGGACGCCTCCCGCTCGGTGCCCGTCGCGGCCCAGCTGCTCAGCCCGGAGCGCCGCGAGACGCTGCTGGCCGAGGTGCGTACGGACTTCGCGGACCTCCGCGAGCGCCACGCGACCAAGACCGAACGCCCCAGCGAGCCGCTGGAGACCGTGCGTGCCAACGCCACGCCGATCGACTGGGACGGCTACACCCCGCCGCGGCCGGCGGACCTGGTCGACGAGGCGCACCCCGAGTACGCGGGGGGCCGCATCCGCGCCGCCTCGGTGCCGGCGGGTGAGCTCGTCGACTACATCGACTGGCAGCCGTTCTTCAACGCCTGGGAGATGAAGGGACGCTTCCCCGACATACTCAACAACCCCTCCACACGGGAAGCGGCCACCCGGCTCTACGAGGACGCCCGCGAGATGCTCGCCCGCATCGTCGCCGAGGACTGGCTCGACGTGCGCGTGACGTGGGGCTTCTGGCCGGCCAACGCCGTCGGTGACGACGTGTGCGTGTACGCCGACGCCGAGCGCACGCAGGTGCGCACGACGCTGCACCACCTGCGTCAGCAGAGCAGCCACCGCGACGGTGTCCCGCACCGCAGCCTCAGTGACTACGTCGCACCGCAGGGCTCCGGGCTCGAGGACTGGATCGGTGGCTTCGCGGTCACCGCGGGCCACGGTGCTGCCGAGCGCGTGGCGGCGTACAAGGACGACGTCGACGACTACTCCGCGATCCTGCTGGAGTCGCTCGCCGACCGGCTCGCGGAGGCCGCCGCGGAGTGGCTGCACGAGCGCGTCCGCACCGAGCACTGGGGCTACGCCCCCGGCGAGGAGCTGACGAACGAGTCGCTGCTCAAGGAGCGGTACGACGGCATCCGTCCCGCGCCCGGGTACCCCGCCTGCCCCGACCACACCGAGAAGCTGACGCTGTGGGACCTCCTCGACGTGGAGGCGGGCACCGGCATCACCCTGACCGAGTCGATGGCCATGCAGCCGGGCGCGGCGGTCTCGGGCTGGTACTTCTCCCACCCCGCCAGCCAGTACTTCGTGGTCGGTCGCATCGGCAAGGACCAGGTCGTCGACTACGCCGAGCGCAAGGGCTGGAGCGTGGAGGAGGCCGAGCGCTGGCTCAGCCCCAACCTCGGCTACCTGCCGGAGTCCGCGACGTGA
- the prcB gene encoding proteasome subunit beta gives MPPAYRATGSASFTEFLDAQQPDLLPGRRRLPEGASGADLAPHGTTIVAATFPGGVVMAGDRRATMGNIIAQRDIEKVFPTDEYSAVGIAGTAGIAVEMVRLFQTELEHYEKIEGTTLSLDGKANRLSALIRGNLGLAMQGLAVVPLFAGYDLVADLGRIFSYDVTGGRYEETAFHAVGSGSLFARGALKKLYREDLDATGCATVVLQALYDAADDDSATGGPDMSRRIFPIVHVLTADGQTRMSDDAVAALVDDIVAARHVRPDGPHAPLT, from the coding sequence CTGCCGCCGGCCTACCGCGCCACCGGTTCCGCCTCCTTCACCGAGTTCCTCGACGCCCAGCAGCCTGACCTGCTGCCGGGCCGCCGTCGGCTGCCCGAGGGCGCGAGCGGTGCCGACCTCGCCCCCCACGGCACCACGATCGTCGCCGCGACGTTCCCCGGTGGCGTGGTGATGGCCGGCGACCGTCGCGCCACCATGGGCAACATCATCGCCCAGCGCGACATCGAGAAGGTCTTCCCGACCGACGAGTACTCCGCCGTCGGCATCGCCGGCACGGCCGGCATCGCCGTGGAGATGGTGCGGCTCTTCCAGACCGAGCTCGAGCACTACGAGAAGATCGAGGGCACCACGCTCTCCCTCGACGGCAAGGCCAACCGCCTCTCGGCCCTCATCCGCGGCAACCTGGGCCTGGCGATGCAGGGGTTGGCTGTCGTGCCGCTCTTCGCGGGCTACGACCTCGTGGCGGACCTTGGCCGCATCTTCTCCTACGACGTCACCGGCGGCCGCTACGAGGAGACCGCGTTCCACGCGGTCGGCTCGGGTTCGCTCTTCGCCCGCGGGGCCCTGAAGAAGCTCTACCGTGAGGACCTCGACGCCACCGGCTGCGCCACCGTGGTGCTGCAGGCGCTCTACGACGCGGCCGACGACGACTCCGCCACGGGCGGACCCGACATGTCGCGGCGCATCTTCCCGATCGTGCACGTGCTGACCGCCGACGGTCAGACCCGCATGAGCGACGACGCCGTCGCAGCGCTCGTCGACGACATCGTCGCCGCCCGACACGTACGCCCCGACGGACCGCACGCCCCGCTGACCTGA
- a CDS encoding M50 family metallopeptidase, with product MSTSRDPGSSVTGLRIARIGGVPVHVSASWLVLAAVIAVALAPVATRFSPGVSVVGAYAVGLLLAVLLAASILLHELSHAVVARRLGMPVHGITLHFLGGVTQVGEESRTPGREFVVAVVGPITSILVGLAVLATELVVRPDGLALLVMRGLAGVNLFVGVFNLLPGLPLDGGRLLRAVVWKVTGDNDRGLLVAGLTGRVVAVLALALPLLLLVQGTLTVLDLVVGVVIAAFLWQGASAAVSVARWRARMPALRAGDLARPCESVPADLSLAEALARARQSSVGGMVTTRGGGIHGVVSEEAVAATEPAVRHALTAGDVARTLEDGLVLGADLAGMDLLGALQATPATEYVVLADGALHGVLVTADVERVLRRSAP from the coding sequence ATGAGCACCTCCCGCGACCCCGGATCGTCGGTCACGGGCCTGCGGATCGCCCGCATCGGCGGGGTGCCCGTCCACGTCAGCGCCTCCTGGCTGGTCCTGGCCGCGGTCATCGCCGTGGCGCTGGCTCCGGTCGCCACGCGCTTCTCGCCCGGGGTCTCCGTGGTCGGGGCGTACGCCGTCGGCCTCCTCCTCGCCGTGCTCCTGGCAGCGTCGATCCTGCTCCACGAGCTGTCCCACGCCGTGGTCGCCAGACGGTTGGGGATGCCGGTGCACGGCATCACGCTGCACTTCCTCGGTGGTGTCACCCAGGTCGGTGAGGAGTCGCGTACGCCGGGCCGGGAGTTCGTGGTCGCCGTGGTCGGACCGATCACCTCGATCCTGGTCGGGCTCGCGGTGCTGGCCACGGAGCTCGTCGTCCGCCCCGACGGTCTCGCGCTGCTGGTGATGCGCGGCCTCGCCGGGGTGAATCTCTTCGTCGGGGTGTTCAACCTGCTGCCGGGCCTGCCCCTGGACGGTGGGCGCCTGCTGCGCGCCGTGGTCTGGAAGGTCACGGGCGACAACGACCGCGGTCTGCTGGTCGCGGGCCTCACGGGTCGGGTCGTCGCCGTGCTCGCTCTCGCGCTGCCGCTCCTCCTGCTGGTCCAGGGCACGCTGACGGTGCTCGACCTCGTGGTCGGCGTGGTCATCGCAGCCTTCCTGTGGCAGGGCGCCAGCGCGGCGGTGTCCGTGGCGCGGTGGCGGGCGCGGATGCCGGCCCTGCGCGCCGGGGACCTCGCACGGCCCTGTGAGAGCGTCCCGGCCGACCTCTCGCTCGCCGAGGCGCTCGCCCGGGCGCGACAGTCCTCGGTCGGCGGCATGGTCACCACCCGTGGCGGCGGGATCCACGGCGTCGTGAGCGAGGAGGCCGTGGCGGCGACCGAGCCCGCCGTACGCCACGCCCTCACCGCGGGGGACGTCGCGCGCACCCTCGAGGACGGCCTCGTGCTCGGCGCCGACCTCGCCGGGATGGACCTCCTCGGGGCGCTCCAGGCCACACCCGCCACCGAGTACGTCGTCCTCGCCGACGGCGCGCTGCACGGCGTGCTGGTCACCGCCGACGTCGAGCGGGTGCTCCGCCGGTCGGCCCCCTGA
- a CDS encoding ubiquitin-like protein Pup, whose product MAQERKQSRKSTESEDTEVDTTSAEESVAERKEQLDEDIDAILGEIDDVLETNAEDFVKSFVQKGGQ is encoded by the coding sequence ATGGCGCAGGAGCGCAAGCAGTCGCGCAAGTCCACCGAGTCCGAGGACACCGAGGTCGACACCACCTCGGCCGAGGAGTCCGTGGCCGAGCGCAAGGAGCAGCTCGACGAGGACATCGACGCGATCCTCGGCGAGATCGACGACGTGCTGGAGACCAACGCAGAGGACTTCGTGAAGTCCTTCGTGCAGAAGGGTGGCCAGTGA
- a CDS encoding proteasome accessory factor PafA2: MRRVMGTEIEFGISVQGQPRANPMLASTQLVNAYAGVTPRARRSRWDYEEESPLRDARGFEVGREEADPSQLTDEDLGLANIVLTNGARLYVDHAHPEYSTPECTNPRDVVLWDKAGETVIVEAARLAAQVPGSDPITLYKNNTDNKGASYGAHENYLMKRSTSFAAIVRHLTPFFVSRQVVTGAGRVGLMQDGRVHAFQLSQRADFFEVEVGLETTLKRPIINTRDEPHADPETWRRLHVIVGDANLSEISTYLKVGTTALVLDMIEAGAIDRDLRLADPVAALRAISHDPSLNLTVELRDGRRLTALQIQREYLEMARKHVAATQPDGADEQTEDVLARWESVLDRLETDPMLLAEELDWVAKLKLLNSYRSRDGLDWDDPKLHLIDLQYADLRPEKGLYHRLVRLGRMQRLLGEEEVAAAVHAPPRDTRAYFRGRVMEKYGEQVAAASWDSVVLDLPGRETLQRIPTTDPLRGTAETVGDLIDASDTATDLFRGLTRR, from the coding sequence GTGCGACGCGTGATGGGCACCGAGATCGAGTTCGGCATCTCGGTGCAGGGCCAGCCACGGGCCAACCCGATGCTCGCCAGCACCCAGCTCGTCAACGCGTACGCCGGCGTCACCCCGCGGGCCCGACGCTCGCGGTGGGACTACGAGGAGGAGTCGCCGCTGCGGGACGCGCGCGGCTTCGAGGTCGGTCGCGAGGAGGCCGACCCGAGCCAGCTCACCGACGAGGACCTCGGCCTGGCCAACATCGTGCTGACCAACGGGGCGCGGCTCTACGTCGACCACGCGCACCCGGAGTACTCCACGCCGGAGTGCACCAACCCCCGCGACGTCGTGCTGTGGGACAAGGCGGGGGAGACGGTCATCGTCGAGGCGGCGCGGCTGGCCGCGCAGGTGCCGGGCTCGGACCCGATCACGTTGTACAAGAACAACACCGACAACAAGGGTGCCTCCTACGGCGCCCACGAGAACTACCTGATGAAGCGGTCCACGTCGTTCGCCGCGATCGTGCGCCACCTGACCCCGTTCTTCGTGTCGCGCCAGGTCGTCACCGGTGCCGGACGGGTGGGGCTGATGCAGGACGGACGCGTGCACGCCTTCCAGCTGTCCCAGCGTGCGGACTTCTTCGAGGTCGAGGTCGGCCTCGAGACCACGCTCAAGCGCCCCATCATCAACACGCGCGACGAGCCGCACGCCGACCCCGAGACGTGGCGGCGCCTGCACGTCATCGTCGGTGACGCGAACCTGTCCGAGATCTCGACCTACCTCAAGGTCGGCACCACGGCCCTGGTCCTCGACATGATCGAGGCGGGTGCGATCGACCGGGACCTGCGGCTCGCCGACCCGGTGGCCGCGCTGAGGGCGATCTCCCACGACCCGTCGTTGAACCTGACCGTCGAGCTCCGTGACGGGCGCAGGCTCACCGCGTTGCAGATCCAGCGCGAGTACCTCGAGATGGCCCGGAAGCACGTCGCGGCCACACAGCCCGACGGTGCCGACGAGCAGACCGAGGACGTGCTCGCGCGGTGGGAGTCCGTGCTGGACCGCCTCGAGACCGATCCGATGCTGCTGGCCGAGGAGCTGGACTGGGTCGCGAAGCTGAAGCTGCTGAACTCCTACCGCTCGCGCGACGGCCTGGACTGGGACGACCCGAAGCTGCACCTCATCGACCTGCAGTACGCCGACCTGCGACCCGAGAAGGGCCTCTACCACCGCCTCGTACGCCTCGGTCGCATGCAGCGGCTGCTCGGCGAGGAGGAGGTCGCGGCAGCGGTGCACGCGCCGCCGCGCGACACCCGGGCGTACTTCCGGGGCCGGGTGATGGAGAAGTACGGCGAGCAGGTCGCGGCCGCGTCCTGGGACTCGGTCGTGCTCGACCTGCCCGGGCGCGAGACCCTGCAGCGGATCCCGACCACCGACCCGCTGCGTGGCACCGCCGAGACCGTGGGCGACCTCATCGACGCCAGCGACACGGCCACCGACCTGTTCCGGGGGCTGACGCGTCGCTGA
- the arc gene encoding proteasome ATPase has protein sequence MYDANDRPGERTREELELQLRYLREEVESLRHRVRTAPAESRSLEQRLGETQRNLAAVSSQNERLATTLREARDQITTLKEEVDRLAQPPAGFGTFLQRNDDDTIDVFTGGRKLRVNVSPSVELDDLRRGQEVMLNEALNVVEALQFERVGEVVMLKELMSDGERALVVANADEERVVQLAEPLQQMTLRAGDSLLLDTKAGYVYEKVPKSEVEELVLEEVPDIAYEAIGGLGGQIEQIRDAVELPYLHPDLFTEHQLSPPKGVLLYGPPGCGKTLIAKAVANSLAKKVAARTGQEGKSYFLNIKGPELLNKYVGETERHIRLVFQRAREKASMGTPVIVFFDEMDSLFRTRGSGVSSDVENTIVPQLLSEIDGVELLENVLVIGASNREDMIDPAILRPGRLDVKIKIERPDAESARDIFSKYLVADLPLHPDDLAEFGGDRAATVDGMIRATVERMYNETEENRFLEVTYANGDKEVLYFKDFNSGAMIQNIVDRAKKMAIKDFLESDMDPAQKGLRVGHLLQACVDEFKENEDLPNTTNPDDWARISGKKGERIVFIRTLISGKQGSEPGRSIDTASNTGQYL, from the coding sequence ATGTACGACGCGAACGACCGGCCCGGAGAGCGCACGCGCGAGGAGCTCGAGCTGCAGCTGCGCTACCTCCGCGAGGAGGTCGAGAGCCTGCGGCACCGCGTACGCACCGCCCCGGCGGAGTCGCGCTCGCTCGAGCAGCGGCTCGGCGAGACCCAGCGCAACCTGGCGGCGGTCTCCTCGCAGAACGAGCGCCTGGCGACCACGCTGCGCGAGGCCCGTGACCAGATCACGACGCTGAAGGAGGAGGTCGACCGGCTCGCCCAGCCGCCCGCCGGCTTCGGCACCTTCCTGCAGCGCAACGACGACGACACGATCGACGTGTTCACCGGCGGGCGCAAGCTGCGGGTCAACGTCAGCCCGAGCGTCGAGCTCGACGATCTCCGCCGCGGCCAGGAGGTCATGCTCAACGAGGCGCTCAATGTCGTGGAGGCGTTGCAGTTCGAGCGCGTGGGCGAGGTCGTCATGCTCAAGGAGCTGATGAGCGACGGAGAGCGTGCGCTCGTCGTCGCCAACGCCGACGAGGAGCGTGTCGTGCAGCTGGCCGAGCCGCTGCAGCAGATGACGCTCCGGGCCGGCGACAGCCTGCTTCTCGACACCAAGGCCGGCTACGTCTACGAGAAGGTGCCGAAGTCCGAGGTCGAGGAGCTCGTCCTCGAAGAGGTCCCCGACATCGCGTACGAGGCCATCGGCGGTCTCGGCGGGCAGATCGAGCAGATCCGCGACGCGGTCGAGCTGCCGTACCTGCACCCCGACCTGTTCACCGAGCACCAGCTCAGCCCGCCGAAGGGCGTCCTGCTCTACGGGCCTCCCGGCTGCGGCAAGACCCTCATCGCGAAGGCCGTCGCCAACAGCCTCGCCAAGAAGGTCGCGGCCAGGACCGGGCAGGAGGGCAAGAGCTACTTCCTCAACATCAAGGGCCCCGAGCTCCTGAACAAGTACGTCGGCGAGACCGAGCGCCACATCCGTCTGGTGTTCCAGCGGGCGCGCGAGAAGGCGTCGATGGGCACGCCGGTCATCGTGTTCTTCGACGAGATGGACTCGCTGTTCCGCACGCGCGGCTCGGGGGTCTCCTCCGACGTGGAGAACACGATCGTCCCCCAGCTGCTCAGCGAGATCGACGGCGTGGAGCTGCTGGAGAACGTGCTGGTGATCGGCGCCTCCAACCGCGAGGACATGATCGACCCCGCGATCCTGCGTCCGGGTCGCCTGGACGTGAAGATCAAGATCGAGCGTCCGGACGCCGAGTCGGCCCGCGACATCTTCAGCAAGTACCTGGTGGCCGACCTGCCGCTGCACCCCGACGACCTCGCCGAGTTCGGCGGCGACCGGGCGGCGACCGTCGACGGCATGATCCGGGCGACGGTCGAGCGGATGTACAACGAGACCGAGGAGAACCGCTTCCTCGAGGTCACCTACGCCAACGGCGACAAGGAGGTCCTGTACTTCAAGGACTTCAACTCCGGCGCGATGATCCAGAACATCGTCGACCGCGCGAAGAAGATGGCGATCAAGGACTTCCTGGAGTCCGACATGGACCCCGCTCAGAAGGGTCTGCGCGTCGGTCACCTGCTGCAGGCGTGCGTGGACGAGTTCAAGGAGAACGAGGACCTCCCGAACACGACCAACCCTGATGACTGGGCGCGCATCTCCGGCAAGAAGGGTGAGCGCATCGTCTTCATCCGCACGCTGATCTCGGGCAAGCAGGGATCGGAGCCGGGCCGTTCGATCGACACCGCCAGCAACACGGGGCAGTACCTCTGA
- a CDS encoding tRNA (adenine-N1)-methyltransferase, translated as MTDQPDRPAPLAGVRSGPLVEGEWVRLVDAKGRKHNLRLEAGKGFFTNKGAISHDDLIGREEGFTLSSTHGGDYLVFRPLLSEFVVSMPRGAAVIYPKDSAQIVAAVDIFPGCTVVEAGAGSGALTCSLLRAAGERGTVSSFERREEFAAVAEKNVTQFFGGRPESWRLTVGDLVEDLPRTHDAHSVDRVILDMLAPWECVDVAADALRGGGILCAYVATTTQLSKFVETVRVHGEFTEPHSWESLVRDWHVEGLAVRPDHKMNGHTAFLVTARRMAPGEKAPRKKRRPAPGAYGPDYAGPRPPGVPEEPAED; from the coding sequence GTGACCGACCAGCCTGACCGTCCCGCACCGCTCGCCGGTGTCCGCTCCGGACCCCTCGTCGAGGGGGAGTGGGTGCGCCTCGTCGACGCGAAGGGCCGCAAGCACAACCTGCGGCTCGAGGCCGGCAAGGGCTTCTTCACCAACAAGGGCGCCATCAGCCACGACGACCTGATCGGCCGCGAGGAGGGCTTCACCCTCAGCTCCACGCACGGCGGCGACTACCTGGTCTTCCGCCCGTTGCTGAGTGAGTTCGTGGTGTCGATGCCGCGCGGCGCCGCGGTGATCTACCCGAAGGACTCCGCGCAGATCGTCGCCGCCGTCGACATCTTCCCCGGCTGCACCGTGGTCGAGGCCGGGGCGGGATCCGGAGCCCTGACGTGCTCGCTGCTGCGTGCGGCCGGCGAACGCGGCACGGTCTCCAGCTTCGAGCGCCGCGAGGAGTTCGCCGCGGTGGCCGAGAAGAACGTCACCCAGTTCTTCGGCGGGCGCCCGGAGTCCTGGCGGCTCACGGTCGGCGACCTGGTCGAGGACCTGCCGCGTACGCACGACGCCCACAGCGTCGACCGCGTCATCCTCGACATGCTCGCCCCGTGGGAGTGCGTCGACGTCGCCGCCGACGCGCTGCGGGGCGGCGGCATCCTCTGCGCGTACGTCGCCACGACCACCCAGCTGAGCAAGTTCGTGGAGACGGTGCGGGTGCACGGGGAGTTCACCGAGCCGCACTCCTGGGAGTCGCTGGTGCGCGACTGGCACGTCGAGGGCCTGGCGGTGCGTCCGGACCACAAGATGAACGGCCACACGGCCTTCCTCGTCACCGCGCGCCGGATGGCGCCAGGCGAGAAGGCCCCGCGCAAGAAGCGGCGACCGGCACCCGGGGCGTACGGGCCCGACTACGCCGGCCCCCGGCCGCCCGGGGTGCCGGAGGAGCCCGCCGAGGACTGA